Part of the Cohnella candidum genome, GTCGGTGATTTCTAGGATCAGTCCGCTTTTTCTTTCGACCATGAGCGGAGCTGCGTAGTAGCTGGCGATCATGTGCGTGTGCACCGCCCGCCGTTGCATCAGCAGCCCGTCTGCAAGCGAAGATTCCCAAAACGGCGTACCCCACGCGGTTAACTTCTCTCCGCCCCACACGTCGTTGACCAGGATGTCGAGCCGGCCTCCTTGCTCCTCCTTCACCCTGCGGAACAGCGCAGCCACTTCTTCCTCCACGGTGTAGTCGACCCTTACGGCGATGCCTTTGCCGCCCCGGACTTCGATGCGCTCGGCCGTCTCTTCGATCGTTTCCGGACGGTTAAGGTCCGACGGATTGCCGCGCGTGCTGCGTCCCGTGCAGTAGACGGTGGCCCCGGCAGCGCCGAGCTCGACGGCGATCGCCCTGCCCGCTCCCCGTGTCGCGCCTGCAACGACGGCTACTTTTCCTTCCAAAGGTCTTTCCTTCATTTTGGGTTGCCTCCCTATGTGGTTTTGACAATCCCATCATAAAGTGAGGAATATGACAATGTCCGTCATATTGGTATGTTAAAATCAAAGCAAACGGAGAAAAAGGAGCGGCGGCGTTTGAAAGCGGACCGGCTGTTATCGATCCTTATGTGGCTGCAGACAAACGGACGGGCGACGGCCAGAGAGCTCGCCGCCCGGCTTGAGGTCTCGGAAAGAACCGTCCACCGCGACATGGAGACGCTGGGCATGGCGGGCATCCCGGTTGTAGCGGATCGCGGTTACCGCGGCGGTTGGTCGCTGCCGGAAGGATACCGTTCCCGGTTGACCGGGATGACGGCGGACGAAATATCTTCGTTGCTGCTGCTCGGCACTTCCAGTGTGGTGAAGGATCTGGGTTTGACCGACAGCGCGCAGGCCGCGTTCCGCAAGCTGCTGGCGGCGCTGCCCGCATCCGTTCGCGAGAATGCGGAGATCGCCCGCCAGCGGATTCACGTCGACGGAGCCGGTTGGCGCCCGCCCGCGGGTTCTTCCTCCGCCGACGCCGAGCGCCTTTCCATCATCCAGCAGGCGGTGTGGGAGGAGAGAACGCTTCGGATCCTCTACCGTGCGGTCGTCGCTGATATGGACAAAGAGCGTGTCGTCGCTCCTTTGGGCTTGGTGGCCAAACAGAGCGTTTGGTATATGATCGCGATCGCGGACGGCGATATGCGCACGTACCGGATTTCCCGGCTGTCCGCGGTTACGCTGCTCGATGAGCGCTTCGAACGGCCTGACGGGTTCGAGTTGGCGGCATATTGGGAGCAATCGACGGAGCGGTTTCGGGCGACTTTACCGCGGTATCCCGCTCGGGTGAGGGTGTCCGAAGCCAGGTGGCCCCGTTTTGCGGCAGAAAGGTATGTGTACTTGCAGGGGGAGAGATTGCCGGTGGACGGCTGGATCGAGGCGGACGTCGAGTTCCATACGCTCGACTCCGCCTGCGGCATCATGCTCAGCTACGGAAAGCACGCGGAAGCGTTGGAGCCGGAAGAGCTGCGGCTCGCTGTTCGCTCGGAACTTCAAGCGCTTGGCGAGCTCTATGGCATATGACAAAGGCTGCTTCGGATTTTGTCCCAGTCAGCCTTTTTTTCATACCTCAGTTACGCGCCGTTAGACGGTAAGACCGTCTTCGGTAACGCCAAAGTAACCAAATCCGCTCCGCAAGACGGTGAGAACGTCTTCGGTACTGCCAAAGTAACCGAATCTGCTCCACAAGACGGCGAAATCGTCTTCGGTAATGTCAGAGTAACGGAAATCACTCCGGTAACAGCACACGCTCACGCACGCGCGTCCTCCCTTACCGGGTTTTTCCCGGCTACAGCACTCTACCACACTCTCACGTCCGCTCTAACCGGGATTTTCCCGGTTACAGCACTCTCAGCGCTTGAACATCCTCTCAAGGGAAGCCCGAGAGGCTTCCCTTATCCGTGGTGCTCCAGCCGTTTGGTCGTTTCCAGTTGCAGGACCTCGCCTTTGCGAAACGGAACCGGGCGGCGGAAAAGCGGCCCGTCGTAGACGAAAGTGTGGTATTCCCCGCCTTCTCCCATCGGGCATACGTTTTCCATGGCGATATCTTCGTAGAAGGACCGGTCCACCTCGCGCCCCAGCCAATCCTCGGTCAGCGCGCCGTCGCGTACCCGAATGACGACCGCACGGTAGCCCGACTCCACGAAAGTTAGCAGGGCGTCCCGGGTTCCGGAAGGCTCCATCCACAACGGATACAACGCCTCTAAGCCGGCGGCGGAAGCTGCGCCCGTTCCCCATTCGCGATGCTCCTCCAGGAAGAGATCGCCGAATGCGACGGCCTCCAACTGATACTTTGCTTTCAATTCCTTAAGTGTCCGAACGTAATCTTCCGTATAGCCGGCGAACGTGCAAGCAATCCACTCGACCGGGAGTCCGAGCGCGTCCGCTTGTTCCCCGATCCGCTCCGCCCTCTCCCCGTGGCCGAACGTGCGGCCGATGTCGGCCGGCAGCGTCGTCAACAGGCAGGCGACTTCGTGACCGTCTTTGACGAGACGGTCGAGCGCCATGCAGCTGTCTTTGCCCCCGCTCCAGGAGAGCGCGACTCTCTTTTTCACAGCGTCCTTCCTCCCCCTAGTCGCCACTTGCAATCATCTTACAACAATTCCGCGCGCCTGGGCCAAGCGCCCGGACGAATCTCCGCTCCCGCCATATCGTAGGAGCAGGAGGTGCGGCGAATGCCGAATTACCGCATTATCGTCGACTTGTCGGACAGAAGGCTCTACTTGCTGGACGGCGACGCGGTCGTCCGGTCGTTTCCCGTCGGTATCGGACGCATCGCGGCGGCGACGCCGACCGGCAGGCTGCACATCGTGAACAAATCGCCGAATCCGGGCGGCCCATTCGGGGTCATGTGGATGGGACTTTCCAAGCCGCATTACGGCATCCACGGCACGAACGACCCGTCATCGATTGGCAAAATGGTGTCCCATGGCTGCATCCGAATGTACAACCAAGACGTTCTGGCGCTCTCCCGGCTCGTTCCCGTAGGGACGTCGGTCACCATACGCAATTGACACCCCGTCCTCCCGGTGTTATGAAGGAGAGGAAGAGACGGGAGGTTGGGATCGTGAAAATATTGATCGCCGGAGCCGGTGCGGTCGGCGGCTATGCGGCAGCCAGGATGCTCGAAGCGGGCGCCGACGTTACGCTGCTCGTCCGGGAGAACCGGAAAAGGCTTTTGGAGGAAAACGGGCTTACGGTGATAAGCCCGGTCGGCAACTTCTCGGGCAAGCCCAAGGTGATCACGGCGGGTGAGGCGGCCGGTCCTTATGATCTCATCGTCGTCGCCATGAAAGCTTACGGCTTGGAGCAGGCGCTCGAGGACCTGCGGCCTTATGCCGGCGAAAACACGGCGCTGCTGCCTTTCCTGAACGGCATCCGGCATATGGACTTGATCACGGCGAGCTTCCCTGGCCGCCCGCTGCTCGGCGGCGTCGCCCGGATCGAAACGACGTTGGACGAGCAGGGACGGATTGTCCATTTTAGTCCCATGCAATCGTTCACCTATGGGCGTTACGGGGATATGACCGATGAACGCTACGCGGAGCTGCGGACGGAGTTGTCGAAAATCCCGCTATTACGGGAGCATGACGACATCGTACGGGATTTGTGGGAAAAGTATATGTTCATCAGCGTCATGTCCGGCTTGACCACGCTGTTCGACGCGACGGTCGGCGAAATTCGCGACGCCGCGGGAATGGTGCCGTTCGAGCGGTTTTCGGCGGAAGCGGCGAATACGATTGCGGCCGCCGGCGGCAGACTGGGGGACGGCATCCGGGAGCGCCAGCTGCAGGCGATTGCCGGGATGGCGCCCGGCAGCACGACTTCAATGCTTCGTGACATGCGCCAGGGACTGCCGACGGAAAGCCGGCACATTCAAGGTTACCTGCTGGAGCTGGCAGGTCGGCACGGAATCGACACTCCATTGCTGGAGACGGCCTACCATAAGCTCTCGATCTACGAGAACGCAAAACGGACCCGCTAGGGTCCGTTTTTTATTTCGGCGAAGCAGCCGCCTCTTGGCCGATCCGATGGGAGAATTCGTCTCCCCAAGCCTTCATGCTGCTGATGATCGGCGCCAGGGTGCGGCCGAAATCGGTCATCGAGTACTCCACCTTCGGCGG contains:
- a CDS encoding L,D-transpeptidase; this encodes MPNYRIIVDLSDRRLYLLDGDAVVRSFPVGIGRIAAATPTGRLHIVNKSPNPGGPFGVMWMGLSKPHYGIHGTNDPSSIGKMVSHGCIRMYNQDVLALSRLVPVGTSVTIRN
- a CDS encoding SDR family oxidoreductase — encoded protein: MKERPLEGKVAVVAGATRGAGRAIAVELGAAGATVYCTGRSTRGNPSDLNRPETIEETAERIEVRGGKGIAVRVDYTVEEEVAALFRRVKEEQGGRLDILVNDVWGGEKLTAWGTPFWESSLADGLLMQRRAVHTHMIASYYAAPLMVERKSGLILEITDGFDYRYRGNLYYSLAKISAIHLAESMAAELKPHGVAAVSVTPGFLRSEEMLDHFGVTEQNWKEAVKLEPHFIMSETPAFVARGIAALAADPNVLQRTGGIFSSWGLSDDYGIIDADGNRPHWGRYAEEQGFYAK
- a CDS encoding 2-dehydropantoate 2-reductase, with the translated sequence MKILIAGAGAVGGYAAARMLEAGADVTLLVRENRKRLLEENGLTVISPVGNFSGKPKVITAGEAAGPYDLIVVAMKAYGLEQALEDLRPYAGENTALLPFLNGIRHMDLITASFPGRPLLGGVARIETTLDEQGRIVHFSPMQSFTYGRYGDMTDERYAELRTELSKIPLLREHDDIVRDLWEKYMFISVMSGLTTLFDATVGEIRDAAGMVPFERFSAEAANTIAAAGGRLGDGIRERQLQAIAGMAPGSTTSMLRDMRQGLPTESRHIQGYLLELAGRHGIDTPLLETAYHKLSIYENAKRTR
- a CDS encoding diphthine--ammonia ligase — its product is MKKRVALSWSGGKDSCMALDRLVKDGHEVACLLTTLPADIGRTFGHGERAERIGEQADALGLPVEWIACTFAGYTEDYVRTLKELKAKYQLEAVAFGDLFLEEHREWGTGAASAAGLEALYPLWMEPSGTRDALLTFVESGYRAVVIRVRDGALTEDWLGREVDRSFYEDIAMENVCPMGEGGEYHTFVYDGPLFRRPVPFRKGEVLQLETTKRLEHHG
- a CDS encoding helix-turn-helix transcriptional regulator; amino-acid sequence: MKADRLLSILMWLQTNGRATARELAARLEVSERTVHRDMETLGMAGIPVVADRGYRGGWSLPEGYRSRLTGMTADEISSLLLLGTSSVVKDLGLTDSAQAAFRKLLAALPASVRENAEIARQRIHVDGAGWRPPAGSSSADAERLSIIQQAVWEERTLRILYRAVVADMDKERVVAPLGLVAKQSVWYMIAIADGDMRTYRISRLSAVTLLDERFERPDGFELAAYWEQSTERFRATLPRYPARVRVSEARWPRFAAERYVYLQGERLPVDGWIEADVEFHTLDSACGIMLSYGKHAEALEPEELRLAVRSELQALGELYGI